The following are encoded together in the Acaryochloris thomasi RCC1774 genome:
- a CDS encoding LmeA family phospholipid-binding protein translates to MFGNLTGQGGGDQLVSKVARTAVTALMKQTDELEVKVRAEPVAKLLQGSVDGFDFVGKGMKMHSGLQVEVMEMYVQAVSIDFGAIFKGQVKIKQPTQASMRIMLTEEDLTVSFNTPFLVEKLQKLEYQGNPLYFDKTEITLNDDQSLRMQSHVRPGEAGDPIDVDITARLEVEDRRKIQFMDPDYGGDEQAVELGKVLTNHVNSLLDLDQFALDGMQLRVDRLRLKDKKMTMYGNANIEQFPSR, encoded by the coding sequence GTGTTTGGAAACTTAACTGGCCAAGGTGGCGGCGACCAGCTCGTTAGCAAGGTTGCTAGAACAGCCGTGACGGCTCTGATGAAGCAAACAGACGAGCTAGAGGTAAAGGTTCGTGCTGAGCCCGTAGCCAAGCTGTTGCAGGGAAGCGTGGACGGCTTTGACTTTGTGGGCAAAGGCATGAAGATGCACAGTGGCCTGCAGGTTGAGGTGATGGAGATGTATGTACAGGCCGTCTCTATTGACTTTGGCGCAATTTTTAAAGGGCAAGTGAAGATCAAGCAGCCGACCCAGGCGTCGATGCGGATTATGCTCACTGAAGAGGACTTGACGGTTTCGTTCAATACGCCCTTCCTAGTCGAGAAGCTTCAGAAGCTTGAGTATCAGGGCAATCCACTTTATTTCGATAAGACTGAGATTACGCTGAATGATGACCAGTCTTTGCGAATGCAGAGCCATGTCCGTCCAGGAGAGGCAGGAGATCCGATTGACGTAGATATCACGGCTCGCCTTGAGGTAGAAGATCGTCGCAAGATTCAGTTTATGGATCCTGACTATGGCGGTGATGAGCAGGCGGTGGAGCTGGGTAAGGTGTTGACCAACCACGTCAATAGTCTGTTAGATCTGGATCAATTTGCGCTAGACGGTATGCAATTACGGGTGGATCGCCTGCGACTGAAGGATAAAAAGATGACGATGTATGGCAATGCCAACATTGAACAATTCCCATCGCGTTGA
- a CDS encoding DICT sensory domain-containing protein produces the protein MSLGSLLKAVLKTQPQLRSQIYFKPPLVALSRAMEDMVLAGSEAALVIACFQREKFHRQETLRYKRIAQRTDHLYVLTAPEIDTDFDSHSYPYEAVPFPPQDELTKEWHLVVISEHYSGCVLCREDGEDTASMDQARRFESVWTFDPHVCAIAARLLLKRTTLYQPQLVEKIERSLQSFSLKAGMKGERGLVEQAGHSNIFGQRLVTYLQASQYKLMKAYQVLEAKERKERFSNAMVAAIRRSLDPADVLAAVVQELGQVFESCRCLLYRCQLTDEQVEIEYEFVPAEMPSLRGEPWSLSSNPLISVALSQERAIAIADVSQAPSLKRDSALKSQVERCQISAWLMAPIHYQGTVLGMLELHYGGPAPYEWRTNEVDLVEAIAAQAGVALTQAQAFTETETLNNKLQTLERTRSNLIAIVGHELRTPLSTIQVCLESLDQEPEMPAEFRQALIDPALEDSERMRALVRDFLILSRLEGENLYDQADWVQLQESIDLALGAIRTSHAAPTLPTVKAELPPDLPLIKADSEGLGEVLRRLLDNACKFTEPDGQVLIKAQRQNNSLEVVISDTGRGIDGGNLQTIFDLFHQEENFMRRSVGGMGLGLAICRRIITGMEGQIWVESEGRGQGSAFHFTIPVAPKGQAKNAKSARERQARKKKRPLAIEGHKRSS, from the coding sequence ATGAGTCTCGGTTCTCTGCTTAAGGCTGTACTAAAAACACAGCCCCAACTTCGTTCTCAGATATACTTTAAGCCACCCCTGGTCGCACTTTCACGAGCGATGGAAGATATGGTGTTGGCTGGGAGCGAAGCGGCCTTAGTGATTGCCTGTTTTCAGCGAGAGAAATTTCATCGCCAGGAAACCCTACGCTACAAGAGGATTGCCCAACGCACCGATCACCTCTATGTGTTGACGGCTCCAGAAATAGACACTGACTTTGACTCTCATTCGTATCCCTATGAAGCCGTTCCTTTTCCACCGCAAGACGAGCTGACGAAGGAATGGCATCTCGTTGTTATCAGTGAGCACTACAGCGGTTGTGTTCTTTGTCGAGAGGACGGTGAAGACACAGCATCGATGGATCAAGCCCGCAGATTTGAAAGTGTCTGGACATTTGACCCTCACGTTTGCGCAATTGCTGCACGGTTGCTATTGAAACGTACTACTCTCTATCAGCCCCAGCTGGTAGAGAAAATAGAAAGATCCCTACAGTCCTTCAGCTTAAAAGCAGGGATGAAAGGCGAACGAGGGTTAGTGGAGCAAGCGGGCCACTCTAATATTTTCGGTCAGCGGTTAGTCACCTACCTGCAGGCCAGCCAATATAAGCTTATGAAAGCCTATCAAGTCCTTGAAGCCAAGGAACGTAAGGAGCGATTTTCCAATGCAATGGTCGCCGCCATTCGTCGTTCGTTAGACCCAGCAGATGTCCTGGCGGCAGTCGTGCAAGAGCTAGGGCAGGTATTCGAAAGTTGCCGATGCCTGCTCTATCGCTGTCAATTAACAGACGAGCAAGTCGAGATTGAGTACGAATTTGTACCTGCCGAGATGCCTTCGCTCAGGGGAGAGCCTTGGTCGTTAAGCAGTAATCCCTTAATCTCAGTGGCGCTATCTCAGGAGCGGGCGATCGCAATTGCTGACGTGAGTCAGGCTCCGAGTCTAAAGCGAGACTCCGCTCTAAAATCTCAAGTTGAACGCTGTCAGATCAGTGCTTGGCTGATGGCCCCCATACATTACCAGGGAACGGTACTTGGGATGCTAGAGCTGCACTACGGCGGCCCGGCCCCCTACGAGTGGCGAACAAATGAGGTAGATTTGGTGGAGGCGATCGCGGCTCAAGCAGGGGTCGCCCTAACCCAAGCCCAAGCCTTTACTGAGACAGAAACGCTCAACAATAAACTGCAGACCCTAGAGCGTACCCGCAGTAATTTAATTGCCATTGTCGGGCATGAACTACGGACACCACTCTCAACGATTCAAGTCTGCCTGGAAAGCTTAGATCAAGAACCAGAGATGCCCGCTGAGTTTCGCCAAGCCCTCATTGATCCAGCCCTAGAAGACTCCGAGCGGATGAGAGCGTTGGTGCGAGATTTCCTAATTCTCTCCCGTCTGGAAGGCGAGAACCTATACGACCAGGCCGACTGGGTGCAGCTTCAAGAGTCAATCGATCTTGCCCTAGGCGCGATCAGGACCAGTCATGCAGCCCCAACATTGCCAACAGTTAAAGCTGAACTTCCCCCAGACTTACCCCTCATAAAAGCAGATAGCGAGGGATTAGGGGAAGTATTGCGCAGGCTCTTAGACAATGCCTGCAAGTTCACAGAACCTGACGGTCAGGTGTTAATTAAGGCACAGCGCCAGAACAACTCATTGGAGGTCGTCATATCTGATACAGGTCGAGGAATTGATGGGGGAAATCTGCAGACGATTTTTGACCTGTTTCACCAAGAGGAAAATTTTATGCGGCGCAGCGTTGGGGGCATGGGCCTAGGGTTAGCCATCTGCCGTCGAATAATCACTGGTATGGAAGGGCAGATTTGGGTTGAATCTGAGGGGCGTGGTCAAGGGAGTGCTTTTCATTTCACCATTCCCGTTGCACCCAAAGGTCAAGCTAAAAACGCCAAGTCGGCAAGAGAGAGACAGGCCCGGAAGAAAAAACGCCCGCTAGCCATCGAAGGGCATAAGAGGTCTAGCTAA
- a CDS encoding pre-16S rRNA-processing nuclease YqgF, whose translation MSDASAAESNPEPRQSVIVGFDPGREKCGVAVMGLNRTLYLHEVVRSEVAIATLNTLCTQYSVPLIVLGNQTTSKEWQQRLESLPPTIVPVDERYSTLEARDRYWQMYPPRGLSRLWPQGLRTPPRPIDDLVAIILIERYLESVP comes from the coding sequence ATGTCAGATGCGTCTGCCGCCGAATCTAACCCCGAGCCTCGCCAGTCTGTGATTGTTGGCTTTGATCCTGGGCGCGAAAAGTGTGGGGTGGCGGTTATGGGGCTGAATCGGACGCTATATCTGCATGAGGTTGTGCGGTCTGAAGTTGCGATCGCAACCCTTAACACCCTCTGCACCCAATACTCTGTTCCCTTGATTGTCTTGGGTAATCAAACCACCTCGAAAGAATGGCAACAGCGTCTAGAGTCACTTCCTCCAACGATTGTCCCCGTCGATGAGCGCTACAGCACCCTAGAAGCCCGCGATCGCTACTGGCAAATGTATCCGCCTCGCGGTCTCTCGCGGCTGTGGCCTCAGGGGCTACGCACCCCGCCTCGCCCCATCGACGACCTCGTCGCTATTATTCTTATTGAGCGCTATCTAGAATCAGTACCCTAG
- a CDS encoding serine/threonine-protein kinase, which yields MITLTLLHPVQSTPVQSWSFENDSVIQIGRAVENHVVLYSAVVSRYHVELRQSNAQWEVVNLGTNGTYLDGQRVTQAPLADGSIIRLARSGPNIQVQLMGSDAAGLDSRPTQAESPTHGTSPQPAAAAPLQPPAESQSSAQFRELGQHPWPPHPQRENQPANCQHQRAETDALVCIDCGQPLHVLRTIDHYQLLKPLGQKEQSFIAWRAGHVVVLKTLGLSSGSTQTESLRAQAEALCKISHPGMPKIYEAFEWQGKFFLVSEMIYGQNLKQLVMRQGPLPETQVAMWAIDICHLLNYLHQQASLALHQSLNPTNLIKPTIPHGLSQVVLVNFGALSDGAELGSAAYTAPEQQAGQPVPASALYSLGAIMVYLLTQQAPDAFYRLGNQEAHLSVADIPNLSPGMAQVIGQLTAPDPANRYSAESAASALQALA from the coding sequence GTGATCACACTAACCCTGCTACATCCTGTCCAATCAACCCCTGTGCAAAGCTGGAGCTTTGAAAACGATTCGGTGATCCAGATTGGCCGTGCGGTTGAAAATCATGTCGTACTCTACAGCGCAGTGGTCTCTCGCTACCACGTCGAACTACGCCAGAGCAACGCTCAATGGGAAGTGGTTAACCTGGGAACCAATGGGACCTATCTAGACGGTCAACGGGTCACCCAAGCCCCGCTTGCAGACGGTAGCATTATCCGGCTCGCTCGCTCAGGCCCCAATATTCAGGTACAGCTCATGGGTTCTGATGCGGCGGGATTAGATTCTCGGCCAACGCAGGCGGAATCCCCTACTCACGGAACCTCTCCTCAGCCAGCTGCAGCCGCGCCCCTGCAACCGCCTGCTGAGTCGCAAAGCAGCGCTCAGTTTCGTGAACTGGGCCAGCACCCTTGGCCCCCCCATCCACAGCGCGAGAATCAGCCTGCCAACTGTCAGCACCAGCGTGCAGAAACCGATGCTCTAGTGTGCATTGACTGCGGTCAGCCCCTACATGTGCTCAGAACAATCGACCACTATCAGTTGCTGAAGCCTTTAGGCCAGAAGGAGCAGAGCTTTATTGCTTGGCGAGCCGGTCATGTGGTGGTGCTCAAAACGCTGGGCCTATCATCGGGTTCTACTCAGACTGAATCGCTACGAGCACAGGCAGAGGCGCTCTGCAAGATTAGTCACCCTGGCATGCCCAAAATCTATGAAGCCTTCGAATGGCAGGGTAAGTTTTTTTTGGTGAGTGAGATGATCTATGGCCAAAACCTCAAGCAGCTGGTAATGCGACAGGGGCCTCTACCAGAGACGCAGGTGGCAATGTGGGCTATAGATATTTGTCATTTACTCAATTACCTCCACCAGCAAGCTTCTCTAGCACTGCATCAGAGCCTGAACCCCACCAATTTAATCAAACCCACTATTCCCCACGGTTTGAGCCAGGTTGTACTAGTGAACTTTGGGGCATTGTCAGACGGAGCCGAACTAGGTTCCGCAGCCTACACGGCTCCTGAGCAGCAGGCTGGGCAACCAGTTCCAGCATCGGCGCTATATTCGCTGGGGGCAATCATGGTTTATCTACTCACCCAGCAGGCTCCAGATGCTTTCTATCGTTTAGGCAATCAAGAGGCCCATCTTTCCGTGGCTGACATTCCAAATTTGAGCCCTGGGATGGCCCAAGTCATTGGGCAGCTAACGGCCCCTGATCCGGCTAATCGGTATTCTGCAGAGTCAGCGGCGTCGGCTTTACAAGCTCTTGCATAA
- a CDS encoding FHA domain-containing protein produces the protein MKSCPNCGVSVQVEAQFCGQCGHNLAPAPSAPKTSETSQEPDLPVPLPPNPQLTADDSLTYVLPSPSFSERPETQKQLERESELSVAPQAVESLSAERSVHSPFTTHSPFTTQVQLQSARLVHLQSNTFIELPEHLSPLHIGKPNQEIPPDIDVAGFPHSEVVSRIHADIHIESGHFFIEDVGSSNGTYINSIPLKPRHQHQLRSGDRIALGKGDLVTFLFQLD, from the coding sequence ATGAAAAGCTGCCCGAATTGTGGTGTGTCAGTTCAGGTGGAGGCTCAATTTTGTGGCCAGTGCGGCCATAATCTTGCACCCGCCCCCTCAGCACCCAAAACCTCAGAGACCTCACAGGAACCTGATCTTCCTGTTCCTCTGCCCCCAAACCCACAACTCACGGCTGACGATTCACTCACCTATGTCCTGCCTTCGCCTTCGTTCTCCGAACGGCCAGAGACTCAAAAACAGCTAGAAAGAGAATCTGAGCTGAGTGTGGCTCCACAAGCCGTTGAGAGTCTAAGCGCCGAACGGTCTGTCCATTCTCCCTTCACCACCCATTCCCCCTTTACAACACAGGTACAGCTACAGTCGGCTCGGCTCGTGCACCTGCAAAGCAATACCTTTATTGAGCTGCCTGAGCACCTTAGCCCACTACACATTGGCAAGCCCAATCAGGAAATTCCACCCGACATTGATGTGGCCGGATTTCCCCATTCAGAGGTTGTTTCGCGGATTCATGCCGATATACACATTGAAAGTGGGCACTTTTTCATTGAAGATGTAGGGAGTTCTAATGGTACCTATATCAATAGCATTCCACTCAAACCGCGGCATCAGCATCAACTCCGATCTGGCGATCGCATTGCTCTCGGTAAAGGAGACTTAGTAACATTCTTATTCCAACTGGACTGA
- the pgl gene encoding 6-phosphogluconolactonase has product MTQPKIEVLADASTLVQRAAELVMAEAQQAIAQRDRFTIALSGGNTPKPLYEQLAEKDLPWSKVHIFWGDERYVPADHADSNAGMARKAWLDRVPLPAENIHPMATDAADPADAARTHEQHLNAFFGSKSEPGQFPQLDVVLLGIGPDGHTASLFPHTEALQVCDRSITVGNKDGQPRITFTVPMLNRARCVIFLVTGENKRTALQQIFAEQADSSQWPARLVQPQDGQLIWLLDQSAGQELTL; this is encoded by the coding sequence ATGACTCAGCCTAAAATTGAAGTCTTAGCAGACGCTTCCACGTTGGTACAGCGAGCCGCAGAACTCGTGATGGCCGAGGCACAGCAGGCGATCGCGCAGCGCGACCGATTTACCATTGCCCTCTCTGGCGGGAATACGCCTAAGCCCCTCTATGAGCAGCTAGCCGAGAAAGACCTGCCCTGGTCTAAGGTGCATATCTTTTGGGGCGATGAACGCTATGTCCCCGCTGACCATGCCGACAGCAACGCGGGGATGGCTCGCAAAGCATGGCTCGACCGCGTGCCGCTTCCTGCGGAAAATATTCATCCTATGGCAACGGATGCGGCAGATCCGGCCGATGCGGCGCGAACCCATGAGCAGCATCTCAATGCTTTTTTCGGTAGTAAAAGTGAACCAGGGCAGTTTCCGCAGCTCGATGTTGTTTTGCTAGGTATTGGGCCAGACGGCCACACGGCGTCTCTATTTCCGCATACTGAGGCACTGCAGGTTTGCGATCGCAGCATCACCGTAGGCAATAAAGACGGTCAACCTCGGATCACCTTTACGGTTCCGATGTTGAACCGGGCTCGCTGCGTTATTTTTCTCGTAACGGGAGAGAACAAGCGCACTGCTCTACAGCAGATCTTTGCTGAACAGGCTGATTCTTCTCAATGGCCAGCCCGCCTAGTCCAGCCCCAAGACGGGCAGCTTATCTGGCTGCTGGATCAGTCGGCAGGTCAAGAGCTAACGCTATAG
- a CDS encoding DUF3370 domain-containing protein produces MLPLLTSFVLAQQSIPAPPPEKSPVPETQLLSHPLTSDLDIANGPPLLAEPQNKAAIAAAVDNSDSQPPVKNRKERPLTTTTVADATGPESQTTQGKNQSAVAPPQRLPTTLRELVYPQEVRPLPGSLDAVPVFNSNSPEVIRKSGILLSTFPPQGKRHPKAHLNFPFQGRFDIFSHHIVKTDRPRKTPTFYKGIVLYNPSQSKTITINVMQAASYLGTPDAPYINLPPIAPNNVGRLFSGPGGRTADQVLRGQRQTHWPSRIYLKPRQSKMLANLPVPVPVRTTANNDPVWPSRVQPPVNLTTTSLTTLPPNTPPPDFPSSNTRSTLARLYASGPVYVASLAMKAPARPNGGEGIPSKQDWESLLLKGELLEPRDIKPSPLSSQAPKFFYGRVAGVSRGSKWRSQLTDSAESQQLTVPEPGSGFSYGLSLLNRGTFGTAQIQSAPMLVRYPDTAYLAHGNYGVHYDLSLPLYNPSSEPRTVTVLLQTPLKDNQAEKGLRFLRSPSPNVFFRGTVRVSYNDDNNTPTRQYFHVVQTAGHLGDALVTLTLKPKEQRLVNVDLVYPPDATPPQVLTVKASKTPATFRSTRRP; encoded by the coding sequence ATGCTTCCACTGTTGACAAGTTTTGTCCTAGCACAGCAGTCAATCCCTGCACCGCCGCCGGAGAAATCCCCGGTCCCAGAGACCCAGCTTTTATCCCATCCGCTCACCTCTGATCTTGACATTGCCAATGGGCCACCTCTACTGGCTGAGCCGCAGAATAAGGCTGCTATCGCCGCCGCCGTTGACAACTCAGACAGTCAGCCGCCGGTAAAGAATAGAAAAGAGCGGCCCCTCACCACCACAACAGTGGCAGATGCGACAGGACCAGAATCGCAAACGACGCAGGGAAAAAATCAGTCTGCCGTCGCTCCACCCCAAAGACTTCCTACGACCCTCCGAGAGCTGGTTTATCCTCAAGAAGTTAGACCCCTACCGGGGAGTCTGGATGCAGTCCCGGTGTTCAACAGCAACAGTCCAGAAGTGATTCGCAAATCGGGCATCTTGCTGTCGACCTTCCCCCCTCAGGGCAAGCGCCATCCAAAAGCGCACCTCAACTTCCCTTTCCAGGGACGGTTTGACATTTTCTCTCACCACATTGTCAAAACCGATCGCCCGCGCAAAACACCCACTTTCTACAAGGGTATTGTGCTGTACAATCCCAGCCAATCTAAGACCATCACGATTAATGTGATGCAGGCAGCAAGCTACCTCGGAACTCCTGACGCGCCCTACATCAACCTACCGCCCATTGCTCCCAATAATGTCGGTCGGCTTTTTTCAGGCCCCGGTGGTCGGACAGCAGATCAGGTACTGCGAGGACAACGACAAACCCATTGGCCTTCTCGCATCTATTTAAAACCCAGACAATCCAAGATGTTGGCAAATCTGCCGGTTCCAGTGCCGGTGAGGACAACAGCCAATAATGACCCCGTTTGGCCCTCCCGCGTTCAGCCGCCCGTTAACTTAACCACAACGTCACTCACGACGCTACCGCCCAACACCCCGCCACCAGACTTCCCATCTTCCAATACGCGGTCAACCTTAGCCCGCCTCTACGCAAGCGGCCCCGTTTATGTCGCCAGTCTGGCGATGAAAGCGCCTGCTCGGCCCAATGGTGGGGAAGGCATCCCTTCTAAACAGGATTGGGAGTCACTCCTGCTCAAGGGAGAGCTACTAGAACCCAGAGATATCAAGCCTTCACCTTTGAGCAGCCAGGCTCCCAAGTTTTTTTATGGGCGAGTCGCGGGGGTCAGTCGCGGTTCGAAGTGGCGATCGCAACTCACAGATTCTGCTGAAAGCCAGCAGCTCACGGTTCCAGAGCCCGGCAGCGGTTTTTCCTATGGGCTGAGCTTGCTTAATCGTGGCACCTTTGGCACAGCGCAGATTCAGAGCGCCCCGATGCTGGTGCGCTACCCTGATACGGCCTACCTTGCCCACGGCAACTACGGGGTCCATTATGACCTATCACTCCCCCTCTATAACCCATCGTCAGAACCCAGAACGGTTACGGTTCTGCTACAAACGCCTCTTAAAGACAATCAGGCTGAAAAAGGACTGCGATTCTTGCGTTCGCCTTCTCCCAACGTGTTCTTTCGCGGGACCGTGCGCGTCAGCTACAACGATGACAACAATACCCCGACGCGGCAGTATTTCCACGTCGTCCAAACCGCCGGGCATCTGGGCGATGCCCTCGTGACATTGACGCTCAAACCCAAGGAACAGCGGTTAGTAAATGTTGATCTGGTCTATCCTCCCGATGCAACACCGCCGCAGGTGTTAACGGTGAAGGCCTCTAAAACCCCTGCTACATTTAGGAGTACTCGACGCCCATGA